From a single Miscanthus floridulus cultivar M001 chromosome 8, ASM1932011v1, whole genome shotgun sequence genomic region:
- the LOC136469284 gene encoding uncharacterized protein: MTESVRQHLLRAQQRMKSQVDKRRSERSFDVGDSVYLKLQPYVQASLAPRAHQKLSFRYFGPYKMLFCVGFVAYKLELPPTSTVHPVFHVSLLKLAPRTKYTIFCALPDLEDDLQIPEEILQRCVHHHGISNVP, translated from the coding sequence ATGACGGAGTCTGTTCGGCAACATCTCCTCCGCGCCCAGCAGCGTATGAAGTCTCAGGTGGACAAGCGCCGCTCTGAGCGCTCCTTCGACGTCGGCGACTCTGTCTACCTCAAGCTACAGCCGTACGTTCAAGCATCGCTGGCACCAAGGGCGCACCAGAAGCTCTCGTTCCGCTACTTCGGCCCCTACAAGATGTTGTTCTGCGTCGGCTTTGTCGCCTACAAGCTTGAGTTGCCGCCGACATCCACGGTGCATCCGGTCTTCCACGTCTCTCTCTTGAAGCTGGCTCCGCGCACCAAGTACACTATCTTCTGTGCTCTTCCCGACCTCGAGGACGACCTACAGATTCCAGAGGAGATCCTGCAGCGCTGCGtccaccaccatggcatcagcAACGTTCCCTAG